The genome window TAACAAATGAACAACTGACGTATATATCTTTGTCCATTATAATATAACACTAGGACATGTAACATCGAAGTATGTAATATACTGTTCCATTATCGGCTTAAACCATCATCAAAAAAACATGTTTCGAATTCATATATCTGCTGTCGACATTTTTGAAAATATGCAACGAACATGACTGTAGCAGCGAtttcattatttgattttattcttcaTTACTATTTTCCAACATTTTGCAATGTTTAAAAATGGGCAAATAATTATATAGTGATAAAACATCGAAAGGAATTATAATGtaagagttatgataatgatgataaatataatgatgatgatgatggtaatgatgatacaataataataatgataataataaaaataatactgataataattataataaaattgataatgacaatattaatgatgatgatgatgataacaatagataaaaatgataataaagatgataatgatacttacaatagtatagaaattatgataatgattatgatagcgaTTAGAATAAcattggttatgatgataatgatagtagtagtagtataatgataatacttatgctaataaaaattattatgaaaataatgataaagaaagcgaCAAAATtgatgacgatattaatgataaggataaggattatgtcaataatgataataataataataataaaaatgataataatatagtattgataatgataatgataataataatgataataatgataataataatgatgataatgacattaatagtaataactgtaataatgataataataacaataatgattataataataattagtattataatgatattaacaataataataataataataataataatgataataataacaacaacgataatggtagtaataatgatgatgatgatacaaatgacaatgataatgataattactctaGTGGTaatcctaataaaaataataacgttaacaataatgTTTTTGgcactgataatgacaacaaaattaACACTAACGATATCAAATGCGacaataaatgataacgataacagtaaaaacagtGGAAAAATACGAGAATGAGAGATGAcaggaggaacgagagaaagtGATAACCCACATGGGCGGTGGTGGGCGGAACAAAGAGGAACTTGGGTCGGATTTCCGGTTTGTGGGCGGCGCCGCTGAAGTGCGGGCGTGGGGGCGGGGttagtgggagggaagaggggtgggggcggggttagaggaagggaagggggggggggagggatgagtcGGTGAGAGGGTTGTTCCGTTGTGTTGTAActgcatttcgtttttttttttttttttctttttttttgtgacctAAATTATAATTTCGaggttgcaatttttttttcaatcagacAGTTTTTTTTAGTATATACGCAAgcctacagtatatgtatatgttttttttgtatatgattatgtctatgtatttgtatgtatttatttatatctgtctatctatctatctatctctctacccatctatttatttatgtatgcatacacgcacactcacaaacatatgtgtatatgtatatacatatgtatatgtatatttatatatatgtatatatgtgtatatatgtatacacatgtacatatatgtatatatatatatgcatatatacatatacatacatacatacacacacatatatatatatatatatatatatatatatatatatatatatatatatatatatatatatatatgtgtgtgtgtgtgtgtgtgtgtgtgtgtgtgtgtgtgtgtgtgtgtgtgtgtgtgtgtttgtgtgtatatatatatatgtatatgtatatacatatgtatatatataaatctctctctctatctctcactctctctctctctctctctctgtctatctatctatctatctatctatctatatatatatatatatatatatatatgtacgtgtgtgtatgtgtttgcacgtgtgtgtatgtgtgtgtatgtgtttgtacgtgtgtgtatgtgtgtgtatgtgtgtgtatgtgtgtgtgtgtggtgtgattgtgtgtgagagagagagagagagagagagagagagagtgagagagaggtatggtatgcgtgtgtatatattcatgtaaaataaatataatcattcttACCTTATTATATATCAAATTGTTACAGAAAGAGATCAGTTGTGATGCATAAAGTGACGGGAACAAGATAGGCTATACtggcacttcctcttccttccccccctccccctttccccctcccctctccctcctcccccctccccacagccCTATTTGTGACCTCTGGCAACCCTACCGGAAACGAGataattattttacctttttttcccttttttcttccgttGCGGCGTCAGTGTTGGTTTCAGTGTCCCGCGTGTGAGGCACTGTGCCACTTATAGCCACGCTTATCCAGGTaccaaaaagaagaaacaaggagcTAGTTATTTGAAAACAGTCAACAAAATATAATTTTCCGTCCGTCGAGTGACAGTGCCTTACAGTGATTTATATATGGTCGATATTCAATAACCAATCTATAAAGGTCAGCCGTGTCAATTACAATATGTGTCGATTTGCATTTATGTCAGTTGCCATTCCAAATGTGTCGCTTTTACACCTTGCAGTGCCATCCAATAGCGTCTTGGGAACCACTGCTCGTTTTCTTCGGAAGTGTCACTGAGAGGGGGAACTCGCCTTTAGTTATGTGACGCCTTCCACACCAAAGAAACATGGCGTCAAAAGGTAAGAAATTTATCTCTGAGGAATTTCGAATTTGCAGTAGCAAACTTCAGGATTTCTGCCATTgcttatatgaacacacacatacacacacacacactcacatatatgtatatataaacacacacacacacacacacacacacatatatatatatatatatatatatatatatatatatatatatgaatgtttatgtgtatatatatatgtgcatatacacataaaaacacacacacacacacacacacacacacacatatatatatatatatatatatatatatatgtatatacatatgtgtatatatatatgtatatatatatatatatatatatatatatatgtacacacacacacacacacacacacacacacacacacacacacacacacacacacacacacacacatatatatatgtatatatgaatatattcatatctatatatcaatttatctccctccctcttctctttctgtgtgtacatacatacatgcatatacatatatatatatatatatatatatatatatatatatatatatatatattatataaatgtatgtgtgtgtgtatgtatacatacatacatacatatatatatatatatatatatatatatatacacatatatatatatatatatatatttatatatatatatattatgtacataaatgtatatataaatgtatatataaatatatataaacatatatatatgtatatatgcatatatatatgcatatatatataaatatatatatatatatatatatatatatatatatatatatatatatatatatgtgtgtgtgtgtgtgtgtgtgtgtgtgtgtgtgtgtgtgtgtgtgtgtgtgtgtgtatgcatatatatacacatggatatatacatataaatgcacattcaCAAATtggtatatacacagacagacagatagatagatagattgagagagagagagggggggggggggagagaaaaaaaacagagagagaaacagacagacagacaggcagatgcagacaggcaggcagacgaacacagaaagacagagacaaagagagactaaAACAAATGATATCGAATTCCAAATGACAGTTGGCAGGTAGCAGACATGTCACTGTAACCTACTCTGCGTGGTGCAGCggaagcgttctcgtctagcaatcttgctgacctgcgttcgaatccctcgccgccagtggatggtaaccccggccattccttgcacaccggggatagtttagaagcaaaatgaaacagacagtatgtcacaccaagaatattcattgtaataaatggaatcaaaactaaactttttaaaactttaaaaactaCCCTGAGTCAAAAGTATTATGGCGTAACCAAGGGACACACAGACATGCCTTCGCATTAGCATTTTCGCCGCATATCAGGTAACGGACATCATTTAAAACTGTTTCGTATAAGCGCTGTGTACTGTATAACTTGAAGTCGTGCTGTTACTATGCTAAATACTTTTATcttaaaagaaaatagtaaataagGATGTTTATTCACGTTAGAACAGTAAATGTAACACTACAATTTATCAGGTAATATTATGACACTAtaacatttacataatataatattccCCAACATCAAAGCACACTACAAACACAATAACTATACAGCAATCTCATTTATTGTGACGTGACAATAACGTTACAATGACAcgacatagaaaacggaggatGACCCTTTTATCACAGCAAGGGAGTGTCTAACAACTAACGAAAAAAAGTCTTTGTTCCGCAGACATTCAAAAATTTCATTgttccttttgtgttttttttcggaATGCAAAACGGAACCATTCTATAGGACGATGATTTAGCGAGACaaataaatgattatgaaatGTGGTCGGACAGTCAAATATGGGGGATGTTTGGTTAATGCCAACAGGGCtcattatatatgaaaaaaactaaTGTGCATTGATTTATCTCAAAGAAGAAATGCTTAACTGATTCAGTTTAGATTGGTAAGGTCAGGCACTCAAAATactggagagggatagagagagattgagagagagagagagattgagagagagagagagagagagagagagagagagagagagagagagagagagagagacagagagagagagagagcgagagagagataaatagatagagagagggagagagagaaagagagagagagagagagagtgagagagggaggggggggggggggagagagagagagaagaaagaaatatgcatgtaagcattcttactcacatatttacacacataaatgcacattaGATTAAGcacatatattgacacacatacacgcatacacatatacagcttATCTATTCTTcagtatattcatctatctatatataaatagacacacatatctatgcatctctctatctgtataatatatacatatatacatatattcatatagatatatatatgtatatatatatttatttatttttacacacacacacacacacacacacacacacacacactcacacacacacacacacacacacacacacacacacacacacacacacacacacacacacacttactcacacacacacacacacacacacacacacacactccaacacacacacacacacacacacacacacacacacacacacacacacacacacacacacacacacttacacacacacactcacacacacacacacacacttacacacacacacacacacacacacacacacacacacacacacacacacacacacatatatatgtatatgcctttctctcttttcctctcgcttcccttgccttccctctcctttatcctcgAGAAGAAATGGCTCCCCTTCTCCACATGTCTCTGTGAATTACCTTAGTGCACAATGCAGTAAATCAACGACGCTGCAATGTGCATAATAATTTCTGCGTTGTCAAtacttcctccttgcctccttgttTATGCTTTATCTATtctctttgctttcttgttttacttccttttcttcggttttttattgtttttttctcgttcctattcattttttgtttttactttcatgttctgttttctttattttcgattttttaaaaactttctctttgcctcgttatcccttcttcgtttcccttttccatttacttatttcttcgttttgtttattGCATCATAGTTATTTGATATCCCtctattatttcttattctttcaatAGCTTCTatccttttgtgtatatatatatatatatatatatatatatatatatgtatatatatatatgtatgtatacatatgtatatatttgtatatatatacacatgtatacatatatatgtatatatatacatatatacatatatatgtatatatatatataaatatatgtgtatatatataaatatatatatatatatatatatatatatatatatatatatatatatgtgtgtgtgtgtttgtgtgtctatctctgtctctgtctgtctgtctgactgcttgtctctctgtctgcctgtctgactctccccccctctctctctctatatatatatatatatgtatatatatgtacacacacacacacacacacacacacacacacacacacacacacacacacacacacatatgtatatatatatatatatatacatatatatatatatatatatatatatatatatatgtatatgggcagGGTCACCCACGGGGAAACGAGCTTGGTGCCCCTATAatctgagttggcggtcccggattgtGCAGGTGACAGATATTATGCCGATCTCAAGGTGTACCCCGAATTCCGATACTCTACCAATTATCCAgtccaagtgttgaaaagtgatgGTGTGAGAACACAGCATTACCTtactcctgaattaacaggaaagaagctcgacagatcctcaccacactttacagtactttcagtactAGTATACAGATtttctattaatccaataatactTGTtggaagtctcaggatctcccagagagattcacagtgcactgagtcaaacgccttcttgaggtcgatgtaggttaCAAGCAGTCCATGACCAAACAAATGATGGCATCGCACAATAATTTAAAGCATCAGGATTCGACTTATTTTGGACTTGCCAGGtgtaaatccagattgctccagtctctgggGCCTCAGTAGACAATCTTGGatatgtctcagaaggatgtgggcaggaaccttgcctggtatacttgGTATACTAGCAGTGTAGTAACTCGGTGATTGCTACAGTACCACcgatcctttttccccttccagagagggttgACCACACcgctcagcaggtcaggggaaatggtactggactgccagatggcatccaggacagcatgcaagccccgtgccaccGCATACACCGCTGGTACAGCTGCTTAAAATTATCAGCTCAATGCTcttgaaccccaacatgatctgaaatGATCCGTCCATCCACTGAAGGGATTGCAgttatctgtgaggagggcttggagttcagctgtctcaggacttggtaggcagggtgaaggtcatttactgaaaaatggccttcaacttcctcagcaagattcctgatacaCTGTGCCTTGTCCCTCCTCAACAGCATCCGAGTCCTGTGCAGCAAGATACATTGCAAATACCATTCGCCATTCATGCATCTGTGGCCTCCAACTACTCCTGCAATATGGAGTTCTGCAGAGCTGTAGGGTCTGTCATATTTTCGATCCTCTGGGACACTCCTCTCCCTCAGTTTGTCCAGATGACACATCCTAGGGTGGACTCTGGAGGGACGGGGGGTTTTGAAGTGGATCCGAAGAATTGCCACAAACAGTCTATAGTCGGTACCACAGAACTCGGCCCTCCGgcaaaccctgcagttctgaaggatcctccacaGAGTGGTAACAAAGATGTGGTTAATCTTAGTCATAGTACCCGTACCATTATACCATATCCAGCGGAGCAAGttggaacgctgataccaggagccagaaatcctcaatctctaagacatatatatatatatatatatatatatacatatacatgtatatatatatatatgtatgtatagatacatatacatatacatatacatatacatatacatagatacatacacacacatatatatacaatacacacgtgttttcgcatgcatgtatatatgtttatatatatatatatatatatatatatatatatatatatatagcttgatagatatgtatatagataaatgcatataaaaccTCATATAGCatttcttattgtcattttttcttttgtattcttcGTAAGGAAAGAGATTTGGGACCTCTACCTCCCTACCTTAGCTCCTGTCTGCACACAAAATGGTTATTCAAAAAATCAAGAATGCTGAGGGACAATCGTCGCGTGTGCCACGGCGGGTCAGCCCTTACCCTTCCGTTGATGATTGATTCTTCGTAAACCTTCGCGTCCACTGAACTCTATCATTGCAATTTATTTAACCCAAAGAACTTGTATTCCAGCGGAAGAAGCAACCTGCAGCAGGGGGGCGAGCAACataccctctcctatccctcgtAACCACGCCCCCTCGACCcgaccccctctcccacctcctcccccggcCCCCAGTCAGAAGTCCAGACAGGGGGGAGGCCGCCCCCTTCACGTGCGGGGGGCTGATGAGGGGGGGCAACCCAGTGACACGACGAGGAAACTGGCTAGGGTCAACCTGGTCGTTGCAgctgtgttgttcttgttgcAGGTGGGTCCGTGCTTCTGCTGCGAgcgtgttttatctttatttgtttatatatttatgtttattggtttatttacttattcattgtttatctttttgtttttggtgGGGGATCTTACGAAATCTTTTAGTTAATTGAATTGAGGAATCGTGAGCGAAAGCgattgtgacacacacacacacacacacacacacacacacacatacacatacacatacacatacacatacacatacacacacacacacacacacacacacacacatacatacacaatatatatatacatatgaaatatatgtatttatatacatacatatatatatatatatatatatatatatgtgtgtgtgtgtgtgtgtatataaccagTACAGCAATAACAGACAACCGTAATCCCAACTACTTAATAGCCTAGTAACCGCCTCTCGCAGCTGATTGGCGCAGCCTGCCTATGCCGCCCTGTTGTAATCATGGCCGGACTGTGGGTCGCCATTTTGGTTCTGGCACAAGCTATCTTGGCACTTCACACAGCTGCTGGCACTTCGCACTCGTTGTAAGTATGTGATACCTTCCGTAATAAGGATGTTAAGGGGATGATTAAGGTAATTAAGGTAAGATATGGTTTGTAGTAATGAGGTTATTACGTTGGGATGGAGGGTAAGTTGGTTGTTATTAATGATGGTATTATGTTGACGATTAAGGCAAGTGGTAGGTAGATATAAGGATGTAAAATTCATATTAAGGTTCAATGGGAAATTAGTTATGTGGATAGTGATTTAATTGTAAGGATAAAGGGtagataacaatgaggatattaTGTTAGATGTTCGAGATGAGTAAAATGCAGTGATAACGCAGTGTTgacgaatatatgaataaaagatggTTTTGGTTTGACGTCATTTACAGATTAATATTCTTAGATGAGTTACAGTTTTGGAggcaatatcaatataaatgtaaataaacgtAATTAGATAATCATTCACTTTTTACgcattcccccaccccctcacccttttttaacgtcaatagtaataattgcaaaatcataacaaaaatacctaaaataaaaagaaaaatatataacatcgACACTACGATAGTTACAACACACCTGTATCCGGCGTATTGTTTAAATGACAATTTTGCTTGACTGTATTTTCCCATTTTGTACACTAAAACGGGGTTACACACAACACGACAGCTGTATCCAACATTGCTAAAAAGGCATTGAATTTGTTATGTTTAACAGCCAGAACATTAAGCTTATGTCTCaaactatatatatggatatgcagcTCAAACATTTCTCTGTAAAAcattaaagaaattaaatatCATCTTGTTAACAAAACTTTAAGTAACTCCTAACCAAACATTTTAAAAACAATATcgataaacaactaaataaatgtttattttttattcatttactttttttgatACATGAATTATtaacaaaaaagtaaatgaaataacaGAATGAAAGATATTAGATCTGTAATAAATACGGCAGCCTGAGTTCATTATCATGATGAAACAAATTAGGTATTCACGTTTAAAGGTATTCAGCATTTTTTAAAGGACGAAGTCCATTACGTAATGAAATctacgagggagagggaataaaaatagtgtcaaggaatatacatatagatatgaatacatttttctgtctgtctgttggttatctatttgtccatttatcAAAGTCCTCATCCGTTTACCCATTATCCGAtaatccttttgtttgtttggctaTCTATTCGgtcatatatctacctctctgttcATCTAACTGTATAAATGTCTGtccaactatctgtctatctatatatctacctgcctGTCCATCTGACAATATGTCTAtctaaaaaatctctctctcctgtctatctgaatgtgtgtgtgtgtgtgtgtgtgtgtgtgtgtgtgtgtgtgtgtgtgtgtgtgtgtgtgagagagagagatggtgagagagagagggtgagagagagagagagagagagaaagaaagagagagagagagagagagagagagagagagagagagagagagagagagagagagagagagagagagagagagaaagagagagagagagagagagagagagagagagagagagagagagagagagaaagaatgtgtgtgagtctgtgtgtgtatgtgtgtgtgtgtgtgtgcgcgcgtattttAGTCTCAATCCGCATCACTAACGATAACATCTTGCCAACAGGGTGGTAGGTCACGCATGGCTCTCCGGCATGGTGTGCCTCATGAACCTGGCAGCCGCTGGTTACCTTTTCTCAGGACATCTGACGGTGGCCTGTGTGTCGACCTTTCACAGACTCGATCATGCATCGGGTAAGTGACATGCTTgttgatgtttatttattattatttttttaatacataagGTAACGATGGGGTAATGAGTGGAGGGAagtaaaatggagagagagagagagagagagagagagagagagagagagagagagagagagagagagagagagagagagaaagagagagagagaga of Penaeus chinensis breed Huanghai No. 1 chromosome 37, ASM1920278v2, whole genome shotgun sequence contains these proteins:
- the LOC125045538 gene encoding uncharacterized protein LOC125045538; translation: MASKAEEATCSRGASNIPSPIPRNHAPSTRPPLPPPPPAPSQKSRQGGGRPLHVRGADEGGQPSDTTRKLARVNLVVAAVLFLLQLIGAACLCRPVVIMAGLWVAILVLAQAILALHTAAGTSHSLVVGHAWLSGMVCLMNLAAAGYLFSGHLTVACVSTFHRLDHASVVRLYVVEVVGLVASLPCLAAAVVALLSAALAARAACPPKTKTQTPLVLYLPRWGERGYGMNEQTIIQSEARSPLPPAPPTSPPANHRDDRANSPPPSYNQIAEESYA